A genome region from Halomarina pelagica includes the following:
- a CDS encoding ParA family protein — protein sequence MAADDALRSNSSPRQNEEPSALRLASFVDKGGVGKTTAVAHIGVALAERGLDVLLVDLAGKQGDLAKQFGMWETVREGRDWPNITTTFQAEWSEIADQVPTAAQELIAATGEGPDLLRRTNRSTASTRSSPPMTTPPTGIRASTAF from the coding sequence ATGGCAGCAGACGACGCCCTGCGGAGCAACTCTTCCCCGAGACAGAACGAAGAACCGTCCGCGCTGCGGCTCGCGAGCTTCGTCGACAAAGGCGGCGTCGGCAAGACCACCGCCGTCGCGCATATCGGCGTTGCACTCGCTGAGCGCGGCCTCGACGTCCTCCTGGTCGACCTCGCCGGCAAACAGGGCGACCTCGCAAAGCAGTTTGGCATGTGGGAGACCGTCCGCGAGGGCCGCGACTGGCCGAATATCACGACGACGTTTCAGGCCGAATGGTCAGAGATCGCCGACCAAGTTCCGACTGCCGCTCAGGAGCTCATCGCTGCGACCGGCGAAGGGCCCGACCTCCTGCGGCGCACGAATCGCTCGACGGCCTCGACGCGAAGCTCGCCGCCGATGACGACGCCGCCGACCGGTATTCGCGCTTCGACCGCTTTCTGA
- a CDS encoding ParA family protein has product MPSRQARRDDFARMHETLGVEIELAMLLPNEVDVRTTADQAFLDALAEEFGDVLAPAHVPRSKDI; this is encoded by the coding sequence GTGCCTTCGAGGCAGGCCAGGCGCGACGACTTCGCGCGGATGCACGAGACGCTCGGCGTCGAGATCGAGCTCGCCATGCTGCTGCCGAACGAGGTCGACGTCCGGACGACCGCTGACCAGGCGTTTCTCGACGCCCTCGCCGAGGAGTTCGGCGACGTCCTCGCGCCGGCGCACGTCCCCCGGTCGAAGGATATCTAG
- a CDS encoding helix-turn-helix domain-containing protein → MTITTEFCLSSPSLPLVSITERLPPDQVECVHGLCFEQDARMFIVKIDSEVNVSEADLEALNEVSEATTIGYAGEQTIHNLTIELDDSISQVFNGGSSAAAKLEPTIVTPDGWYEKKVYKDRNAFMESRTRCENYGISLDLISMTSTSAASDDALPFGLTERQYEALTLAFSRGYYESPRKTSTEELAEELSISQPSLSRLLRRGERQILSSALQSREYLNTVSS, encoded by the coding sequence ATGACAATTACGACTGAGTTTTGCCTCAGTTCACCTTCTCTCCCACTGGTCAGTATCACTGAGAGACTCCCACCAGACCAAGTTGAGTGCGTTCACGGACTCTGTTTCGAACAGGACGCCCGGATGTTCATCGTCAAAATCGATTCCGAAGTCAACGTCTCAGAAGCCGACTTGGAAGCCCTAAACGAAGTTTCAGAGGCGACAACGATTGGCTACGCGGGCGAGCAAACAATCCACAACCTTACTATAGAACTTGACGACTCAATCTCGCAGGTATTCAACGGGGGCAGTTCTGCAGCAGCAAAACTCGAACCGACCATCGTCACACCGGACGGGTGGTACGAAAAGAAAGTGTACAAGGACCGTAATGCGTTCATGGAGTCTCGGACCCGCTGTGAGAACTACGGCATCTCGCTCGATCTCATCTCTATGACCTCCACTTCCGCTGCATCGGACGACGCTCTCCCGTTTGGGTTGACTGAACGGCAATACGAGGCGTTGACACTCGCATTTTCCCGTGGTTACTACGAGAGTCCACGCAAGACATCGACCGAGGAACTTGCCGAGGAACTCAGCATCTCACAGCCCTCGCTATCGAGACTTCTCAGGCGAGGTGAGCGCCAGATTCTCTCT